A single Lactuca sativa cultivar Salinas chromosome 8, Lsat_Salinas_v11, whole genome shotgun sequence DNA region contains:
- the LOC128128191 gene encoding uncharacterized protein LOC128128191: protein MKTVGASWSRRMLLHLQWTPPMYSVLLMYFVDYPVGLFFLFTPPPWTSILNHLMLASFFLKDPPSYQVTIQDHSLFTFFRSAQITDVGPVGIHGGAGQLTSLPPSGKKPPQHHSQCIKTTTSHPRHQFTSRNLPATTTNTFLGWIFVWVWFLEDVHGVLGLHRYGS from the exons ATGAAAACAGTGGGAGCCTCTTGGTCTCGTCGGATGCTACTCCATCTCCAGTGGACACCTCCCATGTACTCCGTTTTACTTATGTATTTTGTCGACTATCCTGTAGGTCTCTTCTTCTTATTCACGCCTCCACCATGGACCTCAATTTTAAACCACCTGATGCTCGCTTCTTTCTTCTTGAAAGACCCTCCGTCATACCAAGTTACTATTCAG GATCATTCCCTCTTTACATTTTTCCGATCTGCTCAGATCACTGATGTCGGGCCAGTTGGCATCCACGGTGGTGCGGGACAGCTGACGTCCCTTCCTCCCTCTGGGAAAAAACCACCACAACATCATTCCCAATGTATCAAGACCACAACCTCACACCCTCGCCACCAATTTACATCAAGGAATCTGCCAGCCACCACCACTAACACTTTTTTAGGTTGGATATTTGTTTGGGTTTGGTTTCTTGAAGATGTTCATGGTGTTCTGGGACTCCACAGATACG GTTCATGA